A region of the Haematobia irritans isolate KBUSLIRL chromosome 5, ASM5000362v1, whole genome shotgun sequence genome:
TATCGTAGGCTGAGAATGAGATATCGGTACTTTGAAATGGTAATAAGTTTTAAGTTATGAATAAACATAAAGCCCCATATGCAATAAAGTTACAGAATACATCAAGCCtacttttgccatataaattcattcgataaactgtcaataaattgttttgcatatggaCAAAAGAGTATAGTCTGATTTCGactaggttggctgataagtccccgttataacaaagaaaaagaTTTCgttatgtaacaggttggctgacaaaGAAAAccccatttttttgtcaaaattcgtttttattattcaacatagttcccttcaagagcgatacaacgattataacgaccttccaattttttgataccattttggtagtactccttcgattttgcctcaaaataggccccagtttcggcgatcacctcttcattgcaaccaaattttttccctgcgagcatccttttgaggtctgagaacaagaaaaagtcgctggggccagatctggagaatacggtgggcggggaagcaattcgaagcccaattcatgaatttttgccatcgttctcaatgacttgtggcacggtgcgttgtcttggtgtaacaacacttttttcttccttcatatggggccattttgccgcgatttcgaccttcaaacgctccaataacgccatataatagtcactgttgatggtttttcccttctcaagataatcgataaaaattattccatgcgcatcccaaaaaacagaggccattactttgccagcggacttttgagtctttccacgcttcggagacggttcaccggtcgctgtccactcagccgactttcGGTTGGACTCagatagtgatggagccatgtttcatccattggcgtccactgcgttcaccgtcctccgtgctcatttcaccacgcttgaattttgcatacctatcaattattgttgatttccctggggccgagtccggaaactcattatcaatccaagtttttgcttccaccgtatttttgcccttcagaaaacagtattttatcaaaacacgaaattcctttttttccatttttttcacaataacaaaagttgcttcacaaaagacgctctatctcacaaactaattgacttacagacgtcaaattttgacacgaatcatttgaaggttggtactatataaaaacaagtaaggaaagtctaaagtcgggcggggccgactatattataccctgcaccactttgtagatctaaattttcgataccatatcacatttgtcaaatgtgttgggtgctatatataaaggtttgtcccaaatacatacatttaaatatcactcgatttggacagaatttgatagacttttacaaaatctatagactcaaaatttaagttggctaatgcactagggtggaacacaatgttagtaaaaaaatgtgggaaatatttaaatctgaagcaattttaaggaaacttcgcaaaagttaatttatgatttatcgctcgatatatatgtattagaagtttagggaaattagagtcatttttacaacttttcgacgaagcagtggcgattttacaaggaaaatgttggtattttgaccatctttgtcgaaatcagaaaaacatatatatgggagctatatctaaatccgaaccgatttcaaccaaatttggcacgcatagctacaatgctaattctactccctgtgcacaatttcaactaaatcggagcaaaaaattggcctctgtggtcatatgagtgtaaatcgggcgaaagctatatatgggagctatatctaaatctgaaccgatttcaataaaatttggcacgcatagctaaaatgctaattctactccctgtgcaaaatttcaactaaatcggagttaaaaattggcctctgtggtcatatgagtataaatcggacgaaagatatatatgggagctatatctaaatctgaaccgatttagctgatattttgcaagtttttcgagactcataaaatattcggatgtactgattttaaagaacatcggttgataaacacgccaattatgaccagatcggggataaatatatatagagcagctatatctaaatctgaaccggttttttccaaaatcaatagcgattgtctttgttccaaaaaacgaccttatgccaaatttgaggacgatcggacttaaactgcgacctgtactttgcgcacaaaaatacatgaacagacagacagacggacagacagacggacatcgctaaattgactcagaatttaattctaagacgatcggtatactaaacgatgggtctcagacttttccttcttggcgttacatacaaatgcacaaacttattatacccagtaccacagtagtggtgaagggtataatcccagcaaaaactaggtaaccacatctcattacaattgacattaccaggagtaaagctgtcattacacgttgcattacattgcggcgagttataatgactaacttgtaatgacaaaaataaatacttctcggtaattttcgaattgttattctcaaatttttaggcagttgtagttaatataattattcacataatcgagcacttacataaaaaataaaaaagaatatgtaatgtaaaggcaattctgaaaatttttccgttaagaattttttatcacaaatatttcataataattgtgtttaatggcaTTATcacattatgttttaaataaatgctttcttatacctcattgacattacacttccaaaatgcgcttaaactaaatttcaaatgccatttgccttataaaaaagagacttaaaatccacttttagtagatttcgaaccttatgtgaattggttattggatatattataacgtaattcacgaatccaactcccttaaacaacctacatttatttctattttaagtgtgaaattaatttgagtgtaatcttatttagattatttattagattttttgtttatttatacaatattctatttctattcaagtagttctcctattacagcaccactcgccatattttgatccattgtaatcggcgatagaaatcaatattttcgagatttggttgcctgagacaataagtggctattttgcaagctttggtgtatctacgaataagtcattacatattaggtgattatatgctttaaatgcactacttattttatggccgaaagtatgcctggggagaagtactttcctcctaggacatgcgtatgtaaatgtaatccgaagcgatgccaattaataagtggttattaatttttaaataggcttacctacaagattaccgggtaatgagagtttttgctgggataatatgcatttaatactagcgacgccatcagactggggacttatcagccaacctgttatagtgaGAATTCTGCCCAAAGCTTTGCGCTGTAGCGATAGAGATACTTCGTAGATAATATTTCTTACTTatatagttaacattttcttggACTATTtgcttaaatattaaatatttaaagaaaaaatgtactatattaaaaaatatcttattttgaagttgttgatcaaatttttttggttagtatgaaaaaatgctgtttttttttattcgaaagaaatgttttataatgaatttatagaaaattttctccaaattttatttcaatagaaaattttgtcaaccttttatttttatagaaaattttatcaaaattttatttttatagaaaattgtatcaattttttttttttattttgcttctatataatttttttgctaaattttatttttatagaaaattttgtcgatatattatttctacagaatattttgtcaaatttttattttatagaaaaatttttcaaaattttatttctatagaaaattttgtcaaaattttatttttatagaaagttttatcaaaattttctttgtataaaaaaattgcaaaaaaatttgtttctatataaaatttttgcaaaattttatttttatacaaaattttgtcaatattttatttcaatagaaaatttatgcaaaaattgatttctgaaaaaaagttacaacattttatttctatagcaaatttttgcaaaatttattgctatataaaatttttgcaaaattatatgtttatagaaaattttaacaaaactttgtggaaaatttctatggaaaatttgtacaaaattttatttctaaagattttttttacaaaattttatttctatagaaaagacatCTCAAATTTCGAAATGGGTAAATAGCCACTACAGTCATATCCCATATTTCAGATTTGATCGAATTTAGAAATGATCTTTGGTCAAAAACAGCCTATAACATGGGAATATAGACCACACTCATAAAATATGAACTCTCTATGGCCACTTAAActctatttattattttatattttatttatttttttttgcgtaataaaaagggggaaaattatatactaaattcgtaaaaatttcttaaaatttgttaaatttatctCAAAtgcgtttttgcaaaatttattgctataaaaaatttattgctataataAATTTAACTTGTGAACTTCATATGGCGCCTAAGACATTTTcgtaattttgaactccaagtttttcttcaaactacgaaattttctttaaaaggtgATACAATTAATTACGTCTAGTAAATTGTcttcaatttgtcgaaaaatatttacttagttttgtgataTTGCCGTGTATTCGGCGCTTCTAATAtagttgaataattttttactaaaattaaccGATATTTTCCTTCCtggagggttcactgtttttcgaGGCAGAACTATTACACGTTTAAAATCGTTGTAATGGACACTGAACCAATTATGAAAAATACAAAAGTATGGTTTCTTCTCCTAATCAATGTTATATTCAATTAATCGCGACTGAATGCATTTAAAAGTAGTGGTCAATGCTGATCAAGGTACAGTCATAGTATTtctgaaagaaaatattattttcttgtaTGTACCATATCCAGTTATAATAATGGGTCTAATTGCAAATATCGtctaccatataaaaatttcttgagtATTTCAGACTTATCTCTTGCTTAAATACTAAtaaatcaaacaaaatatttaataatcaattattttatagtctttttattttcaaatcaaagcATAATTTAGAAGCAGTCATCAATGCTGGCCAAGGTACCGTCACAGTATTTCCAGGTAGACCAGGCGGTCCAGCCTTGTTGTTTCAAGACCAATTGGGCGCACTTGACGGCAGGTTCAatgctgtcaaccaagaaatcttCGCACTTGACTTTGCATTCGTTGTAGGAGAAAGCACCAGAGGGAGGAGAGCACCAGTAGTAGTTGTTGATTTGGAAGATACCATAGTCGCGGGAGCCATTGGAGTTCAAGGAGCCGACAGCTTTGGTGTTGTAGGAAGATTCATGTTGAGCAATACAAGTCCAACGAGCCAATTGATCCTTGGGAACACCCAAGTTGTACATAGCCTTGGCCAAGGAACAACGAGTGTAGACCTCAGCGTAAGAGGGAGCAACCAAAAGGATGGCAGCCAAAACGGCGAAAGTGAACTTGAACATTTTACTGTAATTGTAGTTAACGAAAAACTATGCCTTTTCGTTGAATTGTATGGCCTTATATAGAAAGACTAAAATCATAAGCAAAAAAACTAACTAATCCTTTCATAATTGATTATGGATCGATGATTATGTTCAAATTTTCTACGGcaaaacattaaaataataaGTGGTACCCAATTTCTATAGAGCgcctattttaaaataattactaTTAAAATCTCTATCTACTATCAAGATAACATATATCAGTAAGTCCAAatagatatcacaaaaattcccTTAATTCTCTAAAACAAcgactatttttatttattatcaattttttctttacatttttcctataaaaactcaTCAATATTTCGAGATGATATAGTTTGTTTTCGATTACATCTAAAGCAAAATGTTCAAGCTTACTTTCGCTGTTTTGGCTGCCGTCCTTTTGGTCGCTCCTGCTTTCGCTGAGGTCTATACTCGTTGTTCCTTGGCCAAGGCCATGTACAACTTGGGAGTTCCTAAGGATCAATTGGCTCGTTGGACTTGCATTGCTCAACATGAATCTTCCTACAACACCAAGGCTGTAGGCTCCTTGAACTCCAATGGCTCCCGCGACTACGGTATCTTCCAAATCAACAACTACTACTGGTGCTCTCCTCCCTCTGGTGCTTTCTCCTACAACGAATGCAAAGTCAAGTGCGaagatttcttggttgacagcatTGAACCCGCCGTCAAATGCGCCCAATTGGTCTTGAAACAACAAGGATGGACTGCCTGGTCCACCTGGAAATACTGTGACGGTACCTTGGCCAGCATTGATGACTGCTTCTAAATTTTGCTttgatattatatagaaaaataaaaaaacttaattaattaaacCCTATCTACGTATTCTTATAAAATATAGAGATTTTCCAATATAATTATAAAAGGGTCCAACTAGTTCTCGGTGCTACGGACTTCTAAGTCGAAAATGACGGAATTTTTAGGGATAGTGATAATAGAGGCCGACTTTACCAAGTTTCTGAcagtacacaaaaatttttttcttgtagtCTATCCGCCGTTTAAGTACTAAACGTGGGATGATAATTTGACTATATGACTTTCAAAGAGAATATTGCTATCAGTTAGAACTTATTAAAACTTGAGAAGTTCACTCATATGGTATCAAACTAATCGAAGTGagctccctgccaacattttgtgAATTTGACGGCACTTCTGAGAATACCCACCACGTCgataacagtcgtatacgatatccaaaactcttcccaaaagcgccgtcacaattgaaaagttgtaccacgccaagttactacaaaaaagtttctcatcagtgcaattattttttgcattaataaaataatgatgttgaattacaagtagcaagttacatgttgcagcgcctATCAGCcattgtttttattctcgatggaggcagcgtgtctagacaaatatctgaaaaaatatcactttattccatttgaaaattcgaaaattgttcaccaatatacctttcacaatttcaagcgaaataactatgttttatgcacttcattttcgtttttacttaaataaaatataataagatAGTTGCGCTTGGTATTTCACtattataaaatggctcttgtaacaatagtgatggcaaaatactttcagttCGTAATTTTTGATACGTTGcccctatcacagttggcgattgttgtagtgtcacttacgagcctatagtagcgatgaggatgaaatggaactttgtaaTGCTGGCAGGGCtacacctaacttaacctatatAAACATCCATGTGATTCTTTaacattaatttaatataacaagGGCCTGTCTGAGCCCACAGAAGGTGATGAGGGTTCAACTCTACATCGCAGAATCTGCAATAATGGCGACTAATTAAATATTGTGGGCTGGGAATCTTCTGACTGTAAAATGGTAATACGTTTTAACTTATTAATGAACATTTAGGGTAAAGTCTGATCTCGAAAAGTATGTTGATTATCTtggattttcaatgaaaaatcaCATATCTCCATATATTCATACGTATCAAAGCGATTAACATCTCGTTATGTGTAGTGGGAAAAAGCTTTGAGCGAGGGAGATacatagccaccgtggtgcaatggttagcatgcccgccttgcatacacaaggccgtgggtttgattcctgctacgaccgaattccaaaaaattgttcagcagtggattatcccacctcagtaatactggtgacatttcagagtTTTCAAAGCttttgtaagtggtttcactgcaatgtgaaacgccgttcggattcggctataaaaatgaggtcccttgttattgagcttaacatggaatcgggcagcactcagtgataagagagaagttcaccattgtgatatcacagtggactgaatagtctaagtgagcctgatatatcgggctgccacctaacctaacctatggctgCCGTCTCGAAGTCTAAAATAATAGCAAACTTCTTGTGTAGGCTAAGTATGTTTTTGACTCAATCTGATTTTGGGCGAAGGTAACGTTTTCGTGCGTATAGGAGCAGAAACTCCTTACTGTCATTTGAAGACAGTAACAAGGATGTCAGGGTTCATCTGGTCATCCCTTGGAAAAAGTTGGTGAGGGCGCTAACAATTAGCAATATTGGCTACATTACTAAATGATGGAAATTCGAATGTAGGACGAGTACGacctttgaaatattttaaaggTACCGTgcacattggactgaatagtctaagtgagcctgaaatttaatcgggctgccacttcaaCCTAAAGGTGCCGTTCctacattttgaaaattgagaAAAAGACCCAAATTTCTTTTCGAACATTCTTGAAAAATCGCCCCTAGGGTTAATACCAAATGGACATAATTTGCAAATTATTCTATGATCGTAAACAGTCAATAGCATGGAAATATATTCCAGAGCTATTAGACATTTTTCGagagttattacaaaattaaaagagTTGAAATGGACCCTAAccctattaaaaaaaactagaagAACACAGAAGTAGTTTCCTCTCCTAATCaatgtttcattttatttagcATACTAAATGTATTTAGAAGCAATCATCAATGCTGGCCAAGGTACCGTCACAGTATTTCCAGGTGGACCAGGCAGTCCAGCCTTGTTGTTTCAAGACCAATTGAGCGCACTTGACGGCTGGTTCAatgctgtcaaccaagaaatcttCACACTTGACTTTGCATTCGTTGTAGGAGAAAGCACCAGAGGGTGGAGAGCACCAGTAGTAGTTGTTGATTTGGAAGATACCGTAGTCGCGGGAGCCATTGGAGTTCAAGGAGCCGACAGCCTTGGTGTTGTAGGAAGATTCATGTTGAGCAATACACGTCCAACGAGCCAATTGATCCTTTGGTACACCCAAGTTGTACATAGCCTTTGCCAAGGAACAACGAGTGTAGACCTCAGCGAAAGCAGGAGCGACCAAAAGGATGGCAGCCAAAACAGCGAAAGTGAGCTTGAACATTTTGCTTCAGTTGTAATCGAAAACAACTATGATAATTTCAGATTATGCTGGGCCTTTTATAgtaacacaaaaaatataaaactaaaactaatttgataaaaatatcttaTAGATAGATAAGAATGTACATATTATCAGTTTGATATATCTGAATATATCAAGGAATATAACATAAATAAGTTTGCGTATATATTGGTTTTATCTTATTGCTTGATAACGACCAAATATTACCAAACTCTGTATAATCCCCTCATCCATCAAATCACTATATCTCATCTATTCACGGTTCTTGACCGCATACCTATAAATGTGTTCAGTTTTCAACTTTAGAGCACAGTTTTTCTACGGTCACAACTAAAGCAAAATGTTCAAGTTCACTTTCGCCGTTTTGGCTGCCATCCTTTTGGTAGCCCCCTCTTACGCTGAGGTCTACACTCGTTGTTCTTTGGCCAAGGCCATGTACAATTTGGGAGTTCCTAAGGATCAATTGGCTCGTTGGACTTGCATTGCTCAACATGAATCTTCCTACAACACCAAGGCTGTCGGCTCCTTGAACTCCAATGGCTCCCGGGACTATGGTATCTTCCAAATCAACAACTACTACTGGTGCTCTCCTCCCTCTGGTGCTTTCTCCTACAACGAATGCAAAGTCAAGTGCGaagatttcttggttgacagcatTGAACCTGCCGTCAAGTGCGCCCAATTGGTCTTGAAACAACAAGGCTGGACTGCCTGGTCCACCTGGAAATACTGTGACGGTACCTTGGCCAGCATTGATGATTGCTTCTAAATACATTTAGTTATgctaaataaaatgaaacattGATTAGGAGAGGAAACTACTTTTgtgttctttttgttttttttttaataggttTAGGGTCCATTTcaactattttaattttgtaataactctCGAAAAAAATGTGTAATATCTCTGGAATATATTTCCATGCTATAGGCTGTTTACGATCTTAGGAGAATTTGCAAATTAGGACCATTTGGTATTAACCCTAGGGGCGATTTATCGAGAAAAGAAATTTGGGTCTTTTtctcaattttcaaaatatagacACGGCAcctttaaaatatttcaaaggtCGTACTCGTCCTACATTCGATTTTCCATCATTTAGTAATGTAGCCAATATTGCTAATTGTTAGCGCCCTCACCAACTTTTTCCAAGGGATGACCAGATGAACCCTGACATCCTTGATACTGTCTTCAAATGACAGTAACGAGTTTCTGCTCCTATATGCACGCAAACGTTTCCTTCACCAAAAATCACATTGAGTCAAAAACACACTTAGCCTACACAAGAAGCTTGTTATTTTAGACTTCGAGACGGCAgccataggttaggtggcagcccgatatatcaggctcacttagactattcagtccactgtgatatcacaatggtgaacttttctcttatcactgagtgctgcccgattccatgttaagctcaataacaagggacctcatttttatagccgaatccgaacggcgtttcacattgcagtgaaaccacttacaaaaGCTTTGAAAACTCTGAAATGTCactagtattactgaggtggaaaaatccactgctgaaaaattttttggaattcggtcgaagcaggaatcaaacccacggccttgtgtatgcaaggcgggcatgctaaccattgcaccacggtggctatgtATCTCGCTCGCTCAAAGCTTTTTCCCACTACACATAACGAGATGTTAATCGCTTTGATACGTATGAATATATGGAGATATGtgatttttcattgaaaatccaAGATAATCAACATACTTTTCGAGATCAGACTTTACTCTAAATGTTCACTCATAAGTTAAAACGTATTACCATTTTACAGTCAGAAGATTCCCAGCCCACGATATTTAATTATTCGCCATTATTGCAGATTCTGCGATGTAGAGTTGAACCTCATCACCTTCTGTGGGCTCAGACAGGCCcttgttatattaaattaatgttAAAGAATCACATGGATGTTTATATAGGTTAAGCTAGGTGTAGCCCTGCCAGCAttacaaagttccatttcatcctcatcgctactataggctcgtaagtgacactacaacaatcgccaactgtgataggggCAACGTATCAAAAATTACgaaatgaaagtattttgccatcactattgttacaagagccattttcataattgtgaaacaccaagcgcaactctcttattatattttatttaaataaaaacgaaaatgaagtGCATAAAACATAGTTTTTtcgcttgaaattgtaaaaggtatattggtgaacaattttcgacttttcaaatggaataaagtgatattttttcagatatttgtctagacacgctgcctccatccagaataaaaacactggctgataggcgctgcaacatgtaacttgctacttgtaattcaacatcattcttttattaatgcaaaaaataattgcactgatgagaaactttttttgtagtaacttggcgtggtacaacttttcAATGGCGACGGCGCTTTTGCgaagagttttggatatcgtatacgacatttttcgacgtggtggggattttcagaagcgccgtcaaattaaaaaaatgttgacaaggagCTCACCTCGATTATTTGGATACCATATGAGTGAACTTCTCTAGTTTTAATAAGTTCTACCTGATAGAAATATTCTCTTTGAAAGTCATATAGTCAAATTATCA
Encoded here:
- the LOC142239366 gene encoding lysozyme 2 — its product is MFKLTFAVLAAVLLVAPAFAEVYTRCSLAKAMYNLGVPKDQLARWTCIAQHESSYNTKAVGSLNSNGSRDYGIFQINNYYWCSPPSGAFSYNECKVKCEDFLVDSIEPAVKCAQLVLKQQGWTAWSTWKYCDGTLASIDDCF
- the LOC142239358 gene encoding lysozyme 2-like, with the translated sequence MFKFTFAVLAAILLVAPSYAEVYTRCSLAKAMYNLGVPKDQLARWTCIAQHESSYNTKAVGSLNSNGSRDYGIFQINNYYWCSPPSGAFSYNECKVKCEDFLVDSIEPAVKCAQLVLKQQGWTAWSTWKYCDGTLASIDDCF
- the LOC142239365 gene encoding lysozyme 2-like; translation: MFKFTFAVLAAILLVAPSYAEVYTRCSLAKAMYNLGVPKDQLARWTCIAQHESSYNTKAVGSLNSNGSRDYGIFQINNYYWCSPPSGAFSYNECKVKCEDFLVDSIEPAVKCAQLVLKQQGWTAWSTWKYCDGTLASIDDCF
- the LOC142239360 gene encoding lysozyme 2-like, which produces MFKLTFAVLAAILLVAPAFAEVYTRCSLAKAMYNLGVPKDQLARWTCIAQHESSYNTKAVGSLNSNGSRDYGIFQINNYYWCSPPSGAFSYNECKVKCEDFLVDSIEPAVKCAQLVLKQQGWTAWSTWKYCDGTLASIDDCF